From Camelus dromedarius isolate mCamDro1 chromosome 12, mCamDro1.pat, whole genome shotgun sequence, the proteins below share one genomic window:
- the KDM2A gene encoding lysine-specific demethylase 2A isoform X4 has protein sequence MKPAPRLTPVRPAAASPIVSGARRRRVRCRKCKACVQGECGVCHYCRDMKKFGGPGRMKQSCVLRQCLAPRLPHSVTCSLCGEVDQNEETQDFEKKLMECCICNEIVHPGCLQMDGEGLLNEELPNCWECPKCYQEDNSEKAQKRKMEESDEEAVQAKVLRPLRSCDEPLTPPPHSPTSMLQLIHDPASPRGVVTRSSPGAGPSDHHSASRDERFKRRQLLRLQATERTMVREKENNPSGKKELSEVEKAKIRGSYLTVTLQRPTKELHGTSIVPKLQAITASSANLRHSPRVLVQHCPARTPQRGDEEGLGGEEEEEEEEEEEDDSAEEGGAARLNGRGSWAQDGDESWMQREVWMSVFRYLSRRELCECMRVCKTWYKWCCDKRLWTKIDLSRCKAIVPQALSGIIKRQPVSLDLSWTNISKKQLTWLVNRLPGLKDLLLAGCSWSAVSALSTSSCPLLRTLDLRWAVGIKDPQIRDLLTPPADKPGQDNRSKLRNMTDFRLAGLDITDATLRLIIRHMPLLSRLDLSHCSHLTDQSSNLLTAVGSSTRYSLTELNMAGCNKLTDQTLIYLRRIANVTLIDLRGCKQITRKACEHFISDLSINSLYCLSDEKLIQKIS, from the exons ATGAAACCAGCTCCACGGCTAACACCTGTGAGGCCAGCGGCTGCCTCCCCCATAGTGTCTGGAGCCAGGCGGAGACGAGTGCGATGCCGAAAATGCAAAGCCTGTGTGCAGGGAGAGTGCGGTGTTTGCCACTACTGCAGGGACATGAAGAAGTTCGGGGGGCCTGGTCGCATGAAGCAGTCCTGTGTCCTCCGACAGTGCTTGGCA CCTAGACTGCCTCACTCAGTCACGTGTTCCCTCTGTGGAGAGGTAGATCAAAATGAGGAGACACAGGACTTTGAGAAGAAACTCATGGAATGCTGTATCTGCAATGAGATTGTTCATCCTGGCTGCCTCCAG ATGGATGGAGAGGGATTGCTTAACGAGGAATTGCCAAATTGCTGGGAGTGTCCAAAGTGCTACCAGGAAGACAACTCAGAGAAAGCCCAG AAGCGGAAAATGGAAGAGAGTGATGAAGAAGCCGTGCAAGCCAAAGTCCTGCGGCCCCTGCGGAGCTGCGATGAGCCCCTCACGCCCCCGCCTCACTCGCCCACCTCCATGCTGCAGCTCATCCATGACCCGGCCTCCCCCCGGGGCGTGGTGACTCGGTCATCCCCTGGGGCCGGCCCCAGCGACCACCACAGTGCCAGCCGCGATGAGCGCTTCAAACGGCGGCAGTTGCTGCGGCTGCAGGCCACAGAGCGCACCATGGTACGGGAAAAGGAGAACAATCCCAGCGGCAAAAAGGAGCTGTCTGAAGTTGAGAAAGCCAAGATCCGGGGATCGTACCTCACTGTCACGCTGCAGAGGCCCACCAAAGAGCTCCACGGGACATCCATTGTGCCCAAGCTGCAGGCCATCACGGCCTCCTCTGCCAACCTTCGCCATTCCCCCCGTGTGCTAGTGCAGCACTGCCCAGCCCGAACCCCCCAGCGTGGGgatgaggaggggctggggggagaggaggaggaagaggaggaggaggaggaggaagatgacagTGCAGAGGAGGGGGGTGCAGCCAGGCTGAATGGCCGGGGCAGTTGGGCTCAGGATGGAGACGAAAGCTGGATGCAGCGGGAGGTCTGGATGTCTGTCTTCCGCTACCTCAGCCGCAGAGAACTTTGTGAATGTATGCGAGTGTGCAAGACGTGGTATAAATG GTGCTGCGACAAGAGACTTTGGACAAAAATTGACTTGAGTAGGTGTAAGGCAATTGTACCCCAGGCTCTCAGTGGCATCATCAAGAGGCAGCCAGTTAGCCTCGACCTCAGTTGGACCAACATCTCCAAAAAACAACTGACGTGGCTCGTCAATAGGCTGCCAG GACTGAAAGATCTCCTCCTAGCAGGCTGTTCGTGGTCTGCAGTCTCTGCCCTCAGCACCTCCAGCTGCCCCCTTCTCAGGACCCTTGATCTTCGGTGGGCAGTAGGAATCAAAGACCCTCAAATTCGGGACTTGCTGACTCCACCAGCTGATAAACCGG GTCAGGACAATCGCAGCAAGCTCCGGAACATGACCGACTTCCGGCTGGCAGGACTTGACATCACAGATGCCACGCTTCGCCTCATCATTCGCCACATGCCCCTCCTGTCTCGACTCGACCTCAGTCACTGCAGTCACCTGACAGATCAGTCCTCCAATCTGCTCACTGCTGTCGGGTCTTCCACTCGTTACTCCCTCACAGAGCTCAACATGGCAG GTTGCAATAAATTGACAGACCAGACCCTGATCTACCTACGGCGCATCGCCAATGTCACCTTGATTGACCTTCGAGGATGCAAGCAGATCACTCGAAAAGCCTGCGAGCACTTCATCTCAGACCTGTCCATCAACAGTCTCTACTGCCTGTCTGACGAGAAGCTGATACAGAAGATCAGCTAA